The following proteins are encoded in a genomic region of Procambarus clarkii isolate CNS0578487 chromosome 23, FALCON_Pclarkii_2.0, whole genome shotgun sequence:
- the LOC138367849 gene encoding mRNA decay activator protein ZFP36L3-like — MAGGDAISDIDSMAGGEAMSVGVAVSMDDIMAGGNARADDDAMAGGEAMVGSEAMVGGETMAGSEAMAGGDELAGDDDMADVDDMAGGDAMAGGDTMAGGDAMAGGDAMAGGDAMAGGDAMADGDDMAGGDAMAGGDAMAGGDAMAGGDAMAGGDEIDGVCNIL; from the coding sequence atggctggtggtgatgccatttcTGATATTGACTCCATGGCTGGCGGTGAAGCTATGTCTGTTGGTGTCGCCGTGTCTAtggatgatattatggctggtggtAACGCCAGGGCTGAtgatgatgccatggctggtggtgaggcCATGGTTGGTAGTGAGGCCATGGTTGGTGGTGAGACCATGGCTGGTAGTGAggcaatggctggtggtgacgaatTGGCTGGTGATGACGACATGGCTGATGTTGACGACATGGCTGGTggagatgccatggctggtggtgataccatggctggtggtgatgccatggctggtggtgatgccatggctggtggtgatgccatggctggtggtgatgccatggctgatgGTGAcgacatggctggtggtgacgccatggctggtggtgatgccatggctggtggtgatgccatggctggtggtgatgccatggctggtggtgatgaaaTCGATGGTG